The proteins below come from a single Deltaproteobacteria bacterium genomic window:
- a CDS encoding glycine cleavage system aminomethyltransferase GcvT, giving the protein MLKQTPLYEIHKKLDARMVDFGGWEMPVQYKGVIEEHRAVRTTAGLFDISHMGEIFVDGEQARDFVNFITT; this is encoded by the coding sequence ATGCTCAAACAAACCCCTCTTTACGAAATCCACAAAAAACTGGACGCCCGGATGGTTGATTTCGGCGGATGGGAGATGCCGGTTCAATACAAGGGGGTTATCGAGGAGCATCGCGCCGTTCGCACCACCGCAGGCCTTTTCGACATCAGCCACATGGGGGAGATTTTCGTTGACGGCGAGCAGGCGCGCGATTTTGTCAATTTCATCACCAC
- a CDS encoding DUF5615 family PIN-like protein, with protein MAFPKLYTDEDVDPLLASVLREKGFDAVSCHQCRMWGQTDEAQLQFAAKNQRVLLTHNIRDFCLLAGEWAKKEKMHSGIILSRQVHFSKLLPATIKLLGMSREQSIQNQVIWLKI; from the coding sequence ATGGCGTTTCCCAAATTATATACCGATGAAGATGTCGATCCTCTGTTGGCCAGCGTCCTTAGAGAGAAGGGCTTCGATGCCGTGTCTTGTCACCAATGCCGTATGTGGGGTCAAACTGATGAGGCTCAGCTCCAATTTGCGGCAAAAAATCAAAGAGTCCTTCTGACCCATAACATTCGTGATTTTTGTCTGTTGGCCGGGGAGTGGGCGAAAAAAGAAAAAATGCATTCGGGTATTATATTGTCGCGGCAGGTTCACTTTTCAAAACTTCTGCCGGCAACAATCAAGTTGCTTGGAATGTCGCGCGAACAGTCGATCCAAAATCAAGTAATCTGGCTCAAGATTTGA
- a CDS encoding DUF433 domain-containing protein, with product MAQAQQKIEHPYINATSGVCGGSAVVVGTRFPVRSVVNYVFKLGLTPEELVQKFSHLSLAQIYDALSYYYDHRQEIDREIDEDSIEACIRDFPELT from the coding sequence ATGGCGCAGGCACAGCAAAAAATAGAACATCCCTATATCAATGCGACCTCCGGTGTATGCGGCGGTTCCGCGGTGGTTGTGGGAACCCGCTTTCCGGTGCGGTCGGTGGTGAATTATGTTTTTAAACTTGGCTTGACGCCGGAAGAATTGGTGCAAAAATTTTCTCATTTGTCCCTGGCCCAGATCTACGATGCTCTTTCCTATTACTACGATCACAGGCAGGAAATCGACAGGGAGATCGACGAGGATTCCATTGAAGCCTGTATCCGGGATTTCCCGGAACTTACCTGA
- the folD gene encoding bifunctional methylenetetrahydrofolate dehydrogenase/methenyltetrahydrofolate cyclohydrolase FolD: MAQVIDGKAIAAGIRENLKKEVEAFKKQRGFAPGLATVLVGENPASKVYVKNKNRACEEAGMLSFHHALPEATSEDNLLRLVNQLNTDKQVHGILVQLPLPKQVRSDKILNAVSPAKDVDGFHPVNVGNLVAGNRCLKSCTPFGIMKLIESIKYDLTGKNAVVVGRSNIVGKPVALMLLAAHATVTICHSKTQNLPDVVRRADVVVAAIGRPRFVKGSWIKEGAVVIDVGINRLPDGKLVGDVEFAEASKRASAITPVPGGVGPMTIAMLLWNTLEAAKGA, from the coding sequence ATGGCACAGGTTATCGATGGAAAGGCGATTGCCGCAGGGATCCGGGAAAACCTGAAAAAGGAGGTCGAGGCTTTCAAGAAACAGCGCGGCTTTGCGCCGGGACTCGCCACCGTGTTGGTGGGGGAAAATCCCGCCTCGAAGGTTTACGTCAAAAACAAAAACAGGGCGTGTGAAGAGGCGGGGATGCTCTCCTTTCACCATGCCCTCCCCGAGGCGACCTCCGAAGACAATCTGTTGAGGCTTGTCAACCAGCTCAACACCGACAAACAGGTCCACGGCATTCTGGTCCAGCTCCCACTTCCCAAACAGGTTCGTTCCGACAAAATTCTCAATGCCGTTTCCCCGGCCAAGGACGTGGACGGGTTTCATCCCGTCAATGTCGGAAATCTGGTGGCCGGAAATCGGTGCCTTAAGTCATGTACCCCGTTTGGGATCATGAAGCTTATCGAGTCGATCAAATACGATCTCACCGGAAAAAACGCCGTGGTGGTCGGCCGAAGCAATATTGTGGGAAAGCCGGTGGCGCTGATGTTGCTTGCCGCCCATGCGACGGTTACCATCTGCCACTCGAAAACTCAAAATCTTCCCGATGTAGTCCGGCGCGCCGATGTGGTTGTTGCCGCGATCGGCCGGCCCCGGTTTGTGAAAGGTTCCTGGATCAAGGAGGGGGCGGTGGTGATTGATGTCGGGATCAATCGTCTGCCCGACGGCAAGCTGGTCGGCGATGTGGAATTTGCCGAGGCCTCCAAACGGGCGTCTGCCATCACCCCTGTTCCCGGCGGTGTCGGGCCGATGACGATTGCCATGTTGCTTTGGAATACTTTGGAAGCGGCAAAAGGAGCGTGA
- a CDS encoding deoxyguanosinetriphosphate triphosphohydrolase, giving the protein MLTREHYEEQERKFLAPYAAKSGDSEGRIHPEEEHPWRTRFQRDRDRVIHSRAFRRLEYKTQVFVNHEGDYYRTRLTHSLEVAQIARTMARSLGLNEDLAETIALSHDLGHTPFGHSGEHVMSRLMKEHGGFEHNRQSFRVVTFLEFRYPDFPGLNLTCEVLEGITKHKSEYDLPDGSLFERKGYSSLEAQICNFADEIAYNNHDVDDGLKSGMIELEALKGIELWESNFQKIRKKYPTVSLNLQISQTVRALINVLVTDLVEQTLKNIHQQGIKSLADVRSKGKDCVDFSAEIKSRNQELKRFLLAHLYRHYRVVRMAEKAERIITELFRAYLKNPGIIPPTFMRRYEGSRGKEPVERVICDYVSGMTDRFALDEYKKLFDPHERV; this is encoded by the coding sequence ATGCTCACCCGCGAACATTACGAGGAGCAGGAACGGAAATTTCTGGCGCCGTATGCCGCAAAAAGCGGCGACTCGGAGGGGCGGATTCACCCGGAGGAAGAGCACCCTTGGCGCACCCGGTTTCAGCGTGACCGGGATCGTGTGATCCATTCAAGGGCTTTTCGACGTCTGGAGTATAAGACCCAGGTTTTTGTCAACCACGAAGGGGACTACTACCGTACCCGTCTGACACACAGCCTTGAAGTGGCGCAGATCGCCCGGACGATGGCCCGAAGCCTCGGCCTCAACGAAGACCTTGCCGAAACCATCGCCCTCTCGCATGACTTGGGGCATACCCCCTTCGGCCATTCCGGCGAGCATGTGATGAGTCGGCTCATGAAAGAACATGGGGGGTTTGAACACAATCGCCAGTCGTTCCGGGTGGTCACCTTTCTTGAATTCCGTTATCCCGATTTTCCAGGCCTCAACCTGACCTGCGAGGTGCTGGAGGGGATCACCAAACATAAGTCGGAATACGATCTCCCCGACGGTTCTTTGTTTGAACGAAAAGGATATTCCTCGCTGGAAGCGCAGATTTGCAATTTTGCCGATGAGATCGCCTACAACAACCACGATGTCGACGACGGATTGAAGTCGGGGATGATTGAACTTGAGGCCCTGAAAGGGATAGAGCTGTGGGAATCCAATTTTCAAAAAATAAGGAAAAAATATCCAACGGTTTCCCTGAATCTGCAAATTTCGCAGACGGTTCGTGCGCTGATTAATGTTCTGGTGACCGATCTGGTGGAACAGACGCTGAAAAATATCCATCAACAGGGAATCAAGTCTCTTGCCGATGTCCGGTCGAAAGGGAAAGACTGTGTCGACTTTTCGGCGGAGATAAAAAGCCGAAATCAGGAACTCAAGCGGTTTTTGCTGGCCCATTTATACCGCCATTACCGGGTAGTCCGAATGGCGGAGAAGGCCGAACGGATCATCACCGAGCTTTTCAGGGCTTATCTGAAAAACCCGGGGATCATCCCTCCGACTTTCATGCGGCGCTACGAGGGAAGCAGGGGAAAGGAACCGGTCGAGAGGGTCATCTGCGATTATGTTTCGGGGATGACCGACCGGTTTGCGCTGGATGAATACAAAAAACTGTTTGATCCACACGAAAGGGTGTAA
- a CDS encoding 7-carboxy-7-deazaguanine synthase QueE translates to MRAKIIEIFSSIQGEGLWVGRPQVFVRFKGCRLKCAYCDTPLTHSKIQEARIEYPPFSRQFEKHSLEFSAEELTKSVERYQPRSLAITGGEPLEQVDFLAEWFPTLAGRCEILLETSGVEVEALGRVISFIDMVSLDIKIPSATGERAYWEIHDRFIETAKQKGHYAKVVFDEKMTDEEIERLMILFSKHPQLPVVFQPVSPVQRRDLKRCFALFQLFAERFPKRVRLIPQTHKLLSIL, encoded by the coding sequence ATGCGCGCCAAAATCATCGAAATTTTTTCTTCGATCCAGGGCGAAGGCCTATGGGTCGGCCGGCCGCAAGTCTTTGTCCGTTTTAAAGGTTGTCGGCTCAAGTGCGCCTACTGCGACACGCCGCTCACCCATTCAAAAATTCAGGAGGCCCGGATCGAATATCCCCCTTTCAGCCGGCAGTTTGAAAAACATTCGCTGGAGTTCTCTGCGGAAGAGCTGACAAAGTCGGTGGAGCGGTATCAACCGCGGTCTCTGGCCATAACCGGCGGCGAGCCGCTCGAGCAGGTTGATTTTTTGGCCGAATGGTTTCCCACGCTTGCCGGTCGTTGTGAAATTCTGCTCGAAACCAGCGGGGTGGAGGTGGAGGCATTGGGGCGGGTTATTTCGTTTATCGACATGGTGAGCCTCGATATCAAAATCCCTTCGGCGACGGGGGAAAGGGCTTATTGGGAAATTCACGACCGGTTTATTGAAACAGCCAAACAAAAGGGGCATTATGCGAAAGTGGTGTTTGACGAAAAGATGACTGATGAGGAGATTGAGCGGCTCATGATTCTTTTTTCCAAACATCCTCAACTGCCGGTGGTCTTTCAGCCGGTTTCCCCTGTCCAGCGCCGCGACCTCAAGCGCTGTTTTGCGCTGTTTCAACTCTTTGCCGAACGTTTTCCCAAACGAGTCCGCCTGATCCCGCAGACGCACAAATTATTGTCGATTCTTTAA
- a CDS encoding DUF366 family protein: MQSKFLDRPIPYDGSQLKSHWIFQTTGLRGEAIVSFIGPCRVDLDKMVDLEDVIQKKTIFSESMLHFLVEHFDADLEKTVLRQRLLVSQIQQELADCQVAAVRKGNDLYLDHFKLNVSIATASPISTLIHTGINISSRNTPVPTKGLADFDLNPQAFARSVMNRYVEEMEGVKWARCKVRGVT; this comes from the coding sequence ATGCAGTCCAAGTTCCTCGACCGGCCGATCCCCTACGACGGTTCCCAACTCAAATCCCACTGGATTTTCCAAACAACGGGTTTGCGCGGCGAGGCCATCGTCTCTTTTATCGGGCCCTGTCGCGTCGATTTGGACAAGATGGTCGACCTGGAGGACGTGATCCAAAAAAAAACGATCTTTTCGGAGTCGATGCTCCACTTTCTTGTGGAGCACTTCGATGCCGATCTTGAAAAAACCGTTTTGCGCCAGCGATTGCTGGTCTCGCAAATCCAGCAGGAGCTGGCCGACTGCCAGGTGGCCGCGGTCAGAAAAGGGAACGATCTTTATCTTGATCATTTTAAGCTCAACGTCTCGATCGCCACGGCGTCGCCGATTTCGACGCTGATTCACACCGGCATCAATATTTCCAGCCGCAACACCCCCGTTCCGACAAAGGGTCTCGCCGATTTCGATTTGAACCCTCAAGCCTTCGCCCGCTCGGTGATGAATCGTTATGTCGAGGAGATGGAAGGGGTGAAGTGGGCGAGGTGTAAGGTGCGGGGGGTGACGTAG
- the queC gene encoding 7-cyano-7-deazaguanine synthase QueC translates to MRSSSIVLLSGGLDSLASLHWARQESDLLMALTFRYGQRSAEKEVESAQRICRHYDINHQVVELPWMAAMKASALIDARELLPELTPDDLDKKGVTEKSAKAVWVPNRNGVFLNVAASIAENALANWLVVGFNREEAQTFPDNSKDFVEAANRFFKFSTREAVALQAPMGPKTKKEIVQWMMEQKIDLSPLWSCYRGGEKMCGVCESCARCKRALWQGGAAGWVEKLF, encoded by the coding sequence ATGAGGTCTTCGTCTATTGTTCTTCTGTCTGGCGGCCTCGATTCCCTCGCCTCGCTTCACTGGGCCAGGCAGGAAAGCGACCTTCTGATGGCGCTGACGTTCCGGTACGGCCAGCGTTCGGCCGAAAAAGAAGTTGAATCGGCCCAAAGGATCTGCCGGCACTATGACATCAACCATCAGGTCGTCGAGCTCCCCTGGATGGCGGCCATGAAGGCCTCGGCCCTTATCGACGCGCGGGAACTGCTCCCCGAATTGACGCCGGACGACCTGGACAAAAAGGGGGTCACCGAAAAATCGGCGAAGGCGGTCTGGGTCCCGAACCGGAACGGCGTTTTTTTAAACGTGGCGGCGAGTATTGCGGAAAATGCCCTTGCCAACTGGCTGGTTGTCGGCTTCAACAGGGAGGAGGCGCAGACTTTTCCCGACAATTCGAAGGATTTCGTGGAAGCGGCCAACCGGTTTTTCAAGTTTTCGACCCGCGAGGCGGTTGCCCTTCAGGCGCCGATGGGGCCAAAAACCAAAAAAGAGATCGTCCAATGGATGATGGAGCAAAAGATCGACCTTTCCCCCCTCTGGAGCTGTTACCGCGGCGGCGAAAAGATGTGCGGCGTCTGTGAATCGTGCGCCCGGTGCAAGCGGGCCCTCTGGCAGGGGGGAGCGGCGGGGTGGGTGGAGAAGTTGTTTTAA
- a CDS encoding ATP-binding protein gives MVFIGGPRQVGKTTIAKHLSGDSGKGCLNWDNPDNREKILKREFPDSHLWVFDEIHKYKGWRNYLKGLYDTMEPRRQILVTGSARLDFYRRGGDSLQGRYHYFRLHPLSAAEIGAGTQKDFDDLLHLGGFPEPFFGGSRVEAKRWAREYRHRLIRDDLLSLERIEDIGNLELLMLRLPALVGSPLSINALREDLRVSHKAVANWLNILERLYAIFRLSPFGAPRIRAVKKEQKHYHYDWTLVENNSFRFENMAASHLLKWAHFMEDTRGEDIELRYFRDIDGREVDLIVMQGGKPVRAIECKWDDVEIGKGLRYFKARFPACEAWQITAVGKKDYVSGEGIRVCPAMVFLKNLV, from the coding sequence ATGGTTTTTATCGGCGGGCCGAGGCAGGTGGGCAAAACCACCATCGCCAAACATCTTTCGGGCGACTCTGGAAAGGGCTGTCTCAATTGGGACAACCCCGACAATCGCGAAAAAATTCTCAAGCGCGAATTCCCCGACTCCCATCTTTGGGTTTTCGATGAAATCCACAAATACAAGGGGTGGCGAAACTATCTTAAGGGGCTCTACGATACCATGGAACCACGCCGCCAAATCCTCGTTACCGGTAGCGCCCGCCTCGATTTCTACCGCCGCGGAGGCGACTCTCTTCAGGGACGCTATCATTACTTCAGGCTCCACCCCCTTTCGGCGGCCGAAATCGGGGCAGGCACCCAAAAAGACTTTGACGATCTTCTGCACCTCGGCGGTTTTCCCGAGCCTTTTTTCGGCGGCTCCCGCGTTGAAGCCAAACGGTGGGCGCGGGAGTACCGTCATCGCCTCATCCGGGACGATCTTTTGTCCCTCGAACGCATCGAGGACATCGGCAATCTGGAACTTTTGATGTTGCGATTACCCGCCCTGGTCGGTTCCCCCCTTTCGATCAACGCCCTTCGGGAAGATTTGCGGGTCAGCCACAAGGCCGTTGCCAACTGGCTGAATATTTTGGAGCGCCTTTATGCCATTTTCCGTCTCTCCCCTTTTGGGGCCCCGCGGATTCGCGCAGTAAAAAAAGAACAAAAACACTACCATTACGACTGGACGCTTGTTGAAAACAACTCGTTTCGCTTCGAAAATATGGCGGCCTCTCATCTCCTTAAATGGGCCCATTTCATGGAGGATACGCGCGGCGAGGACATTGAGCTCCGCTATTTCAGGGATATCGACGGCCGGGAGGTCGATTTGATCGTCATGCAGGGGGGAAAACCGGTTCGCGCCATCGAATGCAAATGGGACGATGTCGAGATCGGCAAAGGGCTCCGCTATTTTAAAGCCCGATTTCCGGCCTGCGAGGCCTGGCAAATTACGGCGGTCGGGAAAAAAGATTATGTATCGGGAGAAGGGATTAGAGTGTGTCCGGCAATGGTCTTTCTGAAAAACCTTGTTTGA
- a CDS encoding NTP transferase domain-containing protein — protein sequence MPQIAAIILAAGEGTRMKSDIAKVLHPVVGLPLVAYPLSLCRAMRVSPVILVVARKNDLIRKTIAGLNHRSAKLVVQHPPLGTGHAVQMGMQGEIREQASKQATFAPIATVGHFCQYLLVP from the coding sequence ATGCCCCAGATCGCCGCCATCATCCTCGCCGCCGGGGAGGGAACCCGCATGAAGTCGGATATCGCCAAGGTTCTTCATCCCGTGGTGGGCCTGCCGCTCGTTGCCTACCCTCTCTCCCTTTGCCGAGCGATGCGGGTGAGCCCGGTCATTCTTGTTGTCGCCAGAAAAAACGATCTCATTCGAAAGACGATTGCCGGGCTGAATCATCGGTCGGCAAAACTGGTTGTCCAGCACCCGCCGCTCGGAACCGGCCACGCCGTCCAGATGGGAATGCAAGGGGAAATAAGGGAACAGGCAAGTAAACAGGCAACTTTCGCCCCGATCGCTACCGTTGGCCACTTTTGTCAATATTTACTTGTCCCCTAA